Below is a genomic region from Deltaproteobacteria bacterium.
GCACGAAGCGGCATACGCCATCGGGTTTAATCCGTTTCAGGTTTTCTGTAAGATTACGTTTCCACAGGCGGCGCGGCATGTGTTACCCGTTTTCAAAGGGGAGTTTATATCGATGCTGAAGATGACGTCCGTGGTTGGTTACATCGCCATTCAGGATTTGACAAAGATGAGCGATATTATCCGGAGCCGGACGTACGAAGCTTTTTCCCCGTTGATTGCGACGGCGTTGATTTATTTCGTTATCGCGTATGCGATGGCCTATCTGTTGTCGCGGGTGGAGATGAGTGTGGATCCAAAACGACGCAAGCGGATCGTGAAAGGGATTTGAGTTCGTGATCAGCGTAAAACATCTGGCGAAACATTTCGGTGATTTGATCGTCCTCAGGGACGTCAATCTTGAAATCATGCGGGGAGAGGTGATCGCCGTTATTGGTCCATCCGGTACCGGGAAGAGTACGCTTTTACGTTGTCTCAATCTTCTGGAAACCCCGACGAGCGGAGAAATCATTGTCAACGGCGTCAATCTGCTGGATAAAAAAACCGATGTTTACCACCTGCGTCAGCGAATGGGAATGGTGTTTCAGTCGTTCAATTTGTTTTCTCACTTGATGGTGATTGAAAACATTATGCTGGGGCCCGTCGAGCTTTTGCGGATGCCGCGCAAGGCGGCCTTTGACGAGGGGATGAAACTCCTGAATATGGTGGGCCTTGCCGAAAAAGCCCATGCCTATCCCGATGAGTTGTCAGGCGGTCAAAAGCAGCGGGTCGCCATTGCCCGGACACTGGCCATGAAACCGGAAATTGTGCTTTTTGACGAACCGACATCCGCCCTTGATCCGACAATGATCAGCGAAGTCTTGGCCGTCATCCGCAAACTGGCTATGGACGGCATGACCATGATGATCGTGACGCATGAAATGAAGTTTGCCCGGGGTGTATCCACTCGCGTTTTGTACATGGATGAAGGCATTATTTATGAAGAGGGGACGCCTCAGCAAATCTTCGGGCGGCCGCAAAAAGAAAAAACCCGGGTATTTGTCCATAAGATCAGGACATTTACCTACGAAATACGTTCAAGATACTTTGATTTGTACGACCTCAACGCGGGCATAGAAGCCTTCGGACACAAGCAGTTTCTTTCCGAGAAGCACCTTCTGAATATTCAGCTTGTTCTGGAAGAATTGCTGGTAAACAAACTCATTGCAAAACAAGGTGATGCTGTCAATATCGATGTGATTGTGGGATATTCGGAAGAAAACGACATGATCGACCTGACGATAACCTACGCCGGTGCACCATATAATCCTTTTAGCGGTGAAGAAGCGCAGGAAGATGTTTCCATGATGATCCTACGGAAACTCTTGACCCGTTATGATTATCTGCGTGAAAAAGAGAAAAACATGTTGAGATTATCGATGTAAGCGAAAAAGGGTCTCAACCATTATGCACCCGGCTGACAAGACATGAACCTTGACCCGCCGAAGGCGGTCATTAAAGAGTTCGGCCCTGTCGGGGAAAGGGAACCAACAGCAGACAAAATAAAGAAAAGGGAGACAATCATGGAGGTCACAAAAAACAGTCAGGGCGGAGTTCTTGTCGCTGCGGTTAAAGGGCGCGTCGATACCGTTACGGCGTCGGATTTTGAAAAAAGGATCGCCGAAATCATGGAGGGGGAAAACTCCCCCCTTTTACTGGACTGTGGCGGGTTGGAATACATCAGCAGTGCGGGCCTGCGCAGCATTCTGGTGATTTCCAAGGAATTGAAAACAAAGGGATTGACCGTTTATTTCTCCGGCCTGCAGGGAAATGTTAAGGATGTTTTCAATATCTCCGGATTCAATACCATATTCAAGATATTCGCAACAAATGACGATGCGTTAAAAGCGTTCTAATTTATGAATAATAACAGCATCGAATTGCCGGCCCGGTTGGATCAACTCTATGCATTCATGGAGTTCGCCGTTTCTTTTGCTTCAAAACACGGTTTTGCCGGCGATATGTTGCGGAATATCGAACTTTGCCTGGAGGAAGCCCTGGTCAATATTTTCAGCTATGCTTATCCGGATGCCCCGGGGAATGCCGGGATCGAATGTGTCTTTAACAACGGTGAACTGGCGATCAAAGTCAAGGATCGGGGCGTTCCTTTCGACCCCCTTGCCATACACTCCCCTGATGTTCATTCCAACCTGGCCACAGGCAGGATAGGCGGATATGGAATCATTCTGATCAGGAAACTGGCCACCGAAGTTCACTATGAACGCAGCAACGATGAAAATGTTCTGACAATCGCCTTTAGAAGGCAGGAAAATTCATGAGCAGATTAACGCCCCGCCGACAAAATCATGCGACCCTGCGGGCAACCCGTGAATCCGTCACAAATCATTCCCATCTTCCTGTCGTCATGGTTTTTTTATTGCCGTTTTTCTTTTTTATGTTTTTTTTTACAGGGGCGGAAGGGCAAGCCCAGACACCGCAAAAAACCACCTTCCTCCCCCACTGGTTTCCCCAGGCCCAATTTGCCGGTTACTATGTCGCCCAGGAAAAGGGTATTTACAAAAAATACGGGCTTGATGTCGCCATATTGCGTGGCGGGCCGGAAAAATCGGTTTTCACAACGCTGGCGCGCGGAGAGGCCGATTTCGTGACCTTGTTTCTGGCCGAGGCGGTCCAATACCGGGCTGAAGGCATGAAGTTGGTCAACGTGGCGCAGATCGTGCAGAAGTCCGGGTTTCTCCTGGTGGCGAAAAAATCAAGCGGTATATCTTCCTTCCGGGACCTCAATGGGAAAAAAATCAGCCTCTGGGACGATTTCAAGCTTCAACCGCTGGCCTTCTTCCGCAAACACAATCTCTCCGTCCGCATCATCCCCCAAACCTACACGCTCAATCTTTTCCTGCGCGGAGGTGTCGATGTCGCATCCGCCATGTGGTACAACGAGTTCCATTCCATTCTTAGCGCCGGGCTCGATGCCGATGAGCTGACCGTTTTTTTCTTTGATGAACCGGGTCTCAATATCCCCGAAGACGGTATCTACTGCCTGGAAGAGACGTGGGAAAAAGATCCCGACCGGGTTCGTCGGTTTGTCCTGGCTTCCCTTGAAGGGTGGCGCTACGCCTTCGAACATCAGCAGGAAGCACTGGACATCGTGATGAAATACGTCAATGAAGCCAAAATAAACACCAGCCGCGCCCATCAAAAATGGATGCTGGAAAAAATGAAGGATATGATTACAGGCGATGGGAAGCCCCCCATGGGTACGCTGGTGGAAAAAGATTATCAGACCGCGACCTCTCAACTGAAGGAGAGCGGTTTGATCAAAAGGATAGTTCCTTCAGGTGAATTTCATGTCCGCTGTATATCGGGGGAATAAGGGACCGGGCATTGCCTTCAAGCTCTCTGCCATTATTCTCATCAGCACGACCCTCATTTTTCTGGTTGCGTTCATTTATAACTATACGCAGACGCGCAAACTCGTTTTGAAAAGCGTCGAGAAAAACACCGGCCACCTCGCCCTGTCCACCGTCCACAGTATCGAAACCATTCTCTGCTCCGTTGATTCTGCGCCGCGCTATCTTGCCGCTTCTCTGGAGCACATGGACTGCAGGCGGCCGGACCTGCTGCGGCACATTGAGGGCATTGTCAGATTGAATCCGGAGATTTACGGCTCCACCGTCGCCTTTGAACCTTACGCCCATGACAGGGCTTCTCGCGACTTCAGCCCTTACTATTCACGGCAAAACGGTCAGGTCAGACTTTCCTGGCTGGGCGGGGACAACTACCGCTATCACTTCTGGGACTGGTACATCCTTCCCAAAGAATTAAACCGGGCCGTCTGGAGCGAACCCTACTTCGATGAGGGGGGTGGTAATACCGTGATGTCCACGTTTTCCGTTCCCTTTTACACAAACGTCCGGGGGGTGCGGACGTTCACCGGCGTGGTCACGGCCGACATGTCCCTGGAGTGGCTCAAGGACATCATTGCCGAAGTCGAAATCTACGAAACCGGATATGCCTTCCTTATTTCGCAAAACGGAATGTTCATCGCCCACCCCAACAAGGATCTGATCATGCGCGAGACCATTTTCACCGTTGCCGAAATGGCCGGTGATCTTTCTCTACGGGACATCGGCAGGAAAATGATCCAGGGAGAAAGGGGATTTGTTGCGTTGCCCGAATATTTCGCGGAGAAAAAAGCCTGGATTTATTACGTGCCCCTGCCGTCTGCGGGCTGGTCAATCGGCCTTGTTATTCCCGAAAAAGAGCTCTTTGCCGATGTTCGCCATCTGAGTAAAATCGTCCTGATCATCGGATTTGCCGGCTTTGTTTTTCTTTTTTTCGTCGTTACGACCATTTCCAGGAACATCACCCAGCCTCTGCGGCAACTGGCGCAAACCACGACGGAAATCGCCAGGGGAAGCCTTGATGTCGCACTTCCGAAGCGCCGCCCCTCCGACGAGGTCGGCGATTTAGCGAACTCTTTTGAAAATATGCAACTGGCTTTGAAGGAATATATCTCCAATCTCAAGGAAGCAACGGCAGCCAGGGAACGGATGGAAAGCGAATTAAAAATTGCCCGGACGATCCAGATGAGCTTTTTGCCGAAGCGCTTCCCCCCATTTCCGGAAAAACGGGAATTCGATATCTTCGCCTCGATCGTCCCCGCCCGGGAAGTGGGGGGTGATCTTTATGATTTTTTTCTCCTCGATGACGAAACTCTCTTCTTTTCCATCGGTGATGTATCGGGAAAAGGTGTGCCCGCAGCCCTCTTCATGGCGGCATCCACACTGCTTATCAAAGGTGCGATTAACCGCGATACAGGGATCGCCGAGGCGTTGGCGAAGGTAAACAGGGAACTGTGCGAGGGAAATGACGCCATGATGTTCCTAACCTTTTTTTGCGCCACATTGAATATCCGCACCGGTGAGATGCGCTACTCCAACGCGGGTCACAACCCGCCGCTGATCGTGCGCAGGGAGGAAAAGCCGGCATGGCTGGACCTGCCGGAAGGTTTTTTACTCGGTGTTATGGAGGAAAGCGTCTACGGGACCGCAACAATTCACCTCCAGCCGGGCGATCTGTTGTTCCTTTACACCGACGGCGTTACGGAAGCCATGAACACGGATGGGCAGGCCTATTCGGAGGAACGCTTGAAGAGGTTTATCGAAAACCGGGCCGATGAAAAACCTGAGGGCCTTGTCCGGAAAACGATTGAAAGTGTTCAGGAATTTGCCGACATCGCCCCGCAGTCAGACGACATCACGATTCTTGCGCTCCGCTATCAGGGTGCAGCCGACCCATAAACGAAAAGAAAGTGGGAAAAAGAAAAGGGGTGACCTCCACACCCCTTACCGTCGATAAGGCTTGTAAGCTAAAACAACTCTCCATTCACGGTTATGGAGGCCTATTGTCTCCCAAACGACATGCTTTACGATTTTTTCTTCGGATTGGGACGCCGGGAAAATATATTGTCCTTCACCAAAGGAAACGCCGGCTATTTTTTCCCCTAGGGCAAGTAAGCTTTTATACTCCGCGTACAGGGGATCGCTGAAAAGTCTTTTGCCTATTTCTTCCTTGTCCTGATCGTAGATAATCGTTCCATCAGTTTGCATTACCCAGAGTTCGTAATCGGCGGGGACGTTACTCTTTTTCAGCAGGGGCTCGATCACCAGTTCGGGGCGAATAAGCACGTTGACGCAACCGGCGAATTTCTTTTTTTCATACAGAGGCCGCATCAGGACCACGGCTGAAAATCCTTCGACCGATTTAAAGCTGCCGCTGAATATCGGCATGGGGTTTTTTAGCATGGCGGTCATGTGCCCCTGGGCGCTGATATCCACATTTTCGAAATTTCTATATTCGCCCGGTTCTATGTGGCGCAGAAATCCCGCCCTGTCCACAAAAGAGGTTTCAACGACAAGTTGATTATCATCGATAAAGGACTTCAGCAGTTTTCTGATATCGCCTTCATCATTTGTATTCACGTTGCTTTGTTCAATTAATCGGGCCAGTGAATGGTCGATGGCATTTAAGCTTTTTTGTAAATCGGGGACGAAGCGTTGAAGCGAAAGAGTCAATTGGGGCGGAATATGCATTTCCTCGTCTTCGGTTTTGGCTAAGAACATCCACCAGTCCATGCGCGGCAGTTTGCGGTATTGTGCCTGGTGGATGACGCCGCCGATTTCATATTCCGTCGCGCCTGCTTCGTTTTTCAGAGCGCTGGTTATCGCTTCCCCCAAGGATTTGCTTCCCTGTGTGACTGCGTTCATGAAGATAAAATCAGTGTCTTTATCCAACATGGTATTCCCTTCGGAATCAAGGACAAACCAGGTATAGCTTCGAGGCAGAGTAAACTGTCGATTCAGTCGGCCGTGCAGGTCATCCAGGAATATGGAAGCCCCGAGCCCACCTGTTACTCTTTTATCGACGCAAACAGGGGCGGCCATGACCGCGGATTTTTTTCCGGAGGAACGGCTGTATATGGGAGAGCCTTTTATCAGATTGCCGGCAAATAAAGATTTGAAATAGCTGCGGTCGCTCAAATTGAGGTTTGTGAAGTCTTTTTCCACGCTGTAATAATTTCCATCAGGCAAAACAAAAAAATAGACACCCGGCACATCCGCGGCAAGTCGTGCCAGGTAGGGTTTCATTCCGTTCCAGTCACCGCTTTTGGCTTCCGGGGTTGAGGCAATCAGTTCAAGTGAGGTTAGGGTACTTGAAAGAATGTTATCCAGGCAACATGCGGCGGCGTTGAGTGTTGTTTCCGGACCTGCGGATCGCGTATTTACCCTTGTTTGCTCCGCTGCGGCCGAACCGGCCAGAATAAAGATGAATATTGCGAAGCTGGACAATTTTATGAGTTTCTCAAATTTTGTCATGGGCATATTTATCTCCTTGCGGGAAAAGACGCGCTACTATACATTCCGGCAAACTGTAATGCCAGTGGAATTCTTTTGGAATGAAAAGAGGGTGAAAGGATTAAAAATACCTTCTGCGAACAAAGCATCCTTGAAGATTCTGAAAAGGATTTTTCATATTTTAAAGACTCTCTTTAAAAAACCCTGTCACTGTGGAAGGGGCCGGCCCAGACCGTACAATGACCTCGTCGAATTTTTCTGTTTGATTGCCTTGTAAACTACGCGAAAAAAGAAGTTGCAAAGCTATGATTTTAATGGAAGGGGAGGGAGGACGACGGCTTCGCCGTCAACAACAACCTTGCCGTCCTGGTTTAGGCATGTGGTTCGGAATGTCACCCGGTTTTTTTCCGGATTCTTCTCGATGACCTCCACCCGGGCCGTGATGGTATCGGCAATACGAACCGGCCGTTTGAACTCCAGGTTTTGGCTGACATAGATGGTTCCCGCACCGGGAAGGTTCACACCGAAGACCGCCGATATGAGCCCAGCCGAGAGCATGCCGTGTACGATTCGTCCCTTGAATGGGGTCGTTTTCGCAAAGGTTTCATTGATATGGGCCGGGTTCAAGTCCCCCGTGACTCCGGCATAGAGGTAGACATCCGTTTCCGTGACCGTCTTCGTAAATTCCGCGGTGTCGCCTATCTGCATTTCGTCGATAGTTTTTCCGATCATGGTTTTCTCCTTTATAAGTGATCTGCCGCTGACCTCGATGTTGACGGGCCCCAAATAAACGGTTGGGTGTCCTTTGACCAAGAGATGTCGAAATTTTGAAAACTTGCGTCGGCGACCTAGAACCAGGTCCTGAATATCCAGCTGTTTTCCCTGAGGTCCTT
It encodes:
- a CDS encoding ABC transporter permease subunit, with product HEAAYAIGFNPFQVFCKITFPQAARHVLPVFKGEFISMLKMTSVVGYIAIQDLTKMSDIIRSRTYEAFSPLIATALIYFVIAYAMAYLLSRVEMSVDPKRRKRIVKGI
- a CDS encoding ATP-binding cassette domain-containing protein, with amino-acid sequence MISVKHLAKHFGDLIVLRDVNLEIMRGEVIAVIGPSGTGKSTLLRCLNLLETPTSGEIIVNGVNLLDKKTDVYHLRQRMGMVFQSFNLFSHLMVIENIMLGPVELLRMPRKAAFDEGMKLLNMVGLAEKAHAYPDELSGGQKQRVAIARTLAMKPEIVLFDEPTSALDPTMISEVLAVIRKLAMDGMTMMIVTHEMKFARGVSTRVLYMDEGIIYEEGTPQQIFGRPQKEKTRVFVHKIRTFTYEIRSRYFDLYDLNAGIEAFGHKQFLSEKHLLNIQLVLEELLVNKLIAKQGDAVNIDVIVGYSEENDMIDLTITYAGAPYNPFSGEEAQEDVSMMILRKLLTRYDYLREKEKNMLRLSM
- a CDS encoding STAS domain-containing protein → MEVTKNSQGGVLVAAVKGRVDTVTASDFEKRIAEIMEGENSPLLLDCGGLEYISSAGLRSILVISKELKTKGLTVYFSGLQGNVKDVFNISGFNTIFKIFATNDDALKAF
- a CDS encoding ATP-binding protein, with amino-acid sequence MNNNSIELPARLDQLYAFMEFAVSFASKHGFAGDMLRNIELCLEEALVNIFSYAYPDAPGNAGIECVFNNGELAIKVKDRGVPFDPLAIHSPDVHSNLATGRIGGYGIILIRKLATEVHYERSNDENVLTIAFRRQENS
- a CDS encoding ABC transporter substrate-binding protein, whose protein sequence is MSRLTPRRQNHATLRATRESVTNHSHLPVVMVFLLPFFFFMFFFTGAEGQAQTPQKTTFLPHWFPQAQFAGYYVAQEKGIYKKYGLDVAILRGGPEKSVFTTLARGEADFVTLFLAEAVQYRAEGMKLVNVAQIVQKSGFLLVAKKSSGISSFRDLNGKKISLWDDFKLQPLAFFRKHNLSVRIIPQTYTLNLFLRGGVDVASAMWYNEFHSILSAGLDADELTVFFFDEPGLNIPEDGIYCLEETWEKDPDRVRRFVLASLEGWRYAFEHQQEALDIVMKYVNEAKINTSRAHQKWMLEKMKDMITGDGKPPMGTLVEKDYQTATSQLKESGLIKRIVPSGEFHVRCISGE
- a CDS encoding SpoIIE family protein phosphatase produces the protein MSAVYRGNKGPGIAFKLSAIILISTTLIFLVAFIYNYTQTRKLVLKSVEKNTGHLALSTVHSIETILCSVDSAPRYLAASLEHMDCRRPDLLRHIEGIVRLNPEIYGSTVAFEPYAHDRASRDFSPYYSRQNGQVRLSWLGGDNYRYHFWDWYILPKELNRAVWSEPYFDEGGGNTVMSTFSVPFYTNVRGVRTFTGVVTADMSLEWLKDIIAEVEIYETGYAFLISQNGMFIAHPNKDLIMRETIFTVAEMAGDLSLRDIGRKMIQGERGFVALPEYFAEKKAWIYYVPLPSAGWSIGLVIPEKELFADVRHLSKIVLIIGFAGFVFLFFVVTTISRNITQPLRQLAQTTTEIARGSLDVALPKRRPSDEVGDLANSFENMQLALKEYISNLKEATAARERMESELKIARTIQMSFLPKRFPPFPEKREFDIFASIVPAREVGGDLYDFFLLDDETLFFSIGDVSGKGVPAALFMAASTLLIKGAINRDTGIAEALAKVNRELCEGNDAMMFLTFFCATLNIRTGEMRYSNAGHNPPLIVRREEKPAWLDLPEGFLLGVMEESVYGTATIHLQPGDLLFLYTDGVTEAMNTDGQAYSEERLKRFIENRADEKPEGLVRKTIESVQEFADIAPQSDDITILALRYQGAADP
- a CDS encoding MaoC family dehydratase, giving the protein MGKTIDEMQIGDTAEFTKTVTETDVYLYAGVTGDLNPAHINETFAKTTPFKGRIVHGMLSAGLISAVFGVNLPGAGTIYVSQNLEFKRPVRIADTITARVEVIEKNPEKNRVTFRTTCLNQDGKVVVDGEAVVLPPLPLKS